taatttttatataattgaGCTCCTTTGCAGGCTTGGTTTAGAGAACTCCCAACTGGAATATTGGACCCTCTTTCACCAGAGGAGGTGATGCAGTCCCAGTCAGAAGAAGAATGTGACCAGCTTGTGAGGCTTCTTCCTCCAACAGAAGCTGCTCTGCTAGATTGGGCCATAAACCTAATGGCAGATGTTGCTCAAATGGAACATTTTAACAAGATGAATGCGCGTAATATTGCAATGGTTTTTGCACCAAACATGACTCATGTAAGTGGAAATCACATTCTTTtgtatattaattatattattctACACTTAGCCCCAGCTTTTGTGACTGAATTTATACTAGTTAATTAGATATAATAACTTCAACTTGTGGAACAGACACTTTTTATATGTTTATATCCTTTCTTCCATGTCGTTAATATAACTGTCTTCTATTGATCTCTTGTGGATGATACCTGTGGTAAAAGAAACCTGTGTTATAATgcataaaacataattatattattagttGATTTTATTCCCTCCCTCTAGAAGGGTTACAGAGATTTTAAAGAGTTGCGAAAACATACTGATGTAAAATGGGTAAGCTGTTTAGGATCTGAATGAAGTTAGGGTTCTCTTGCTATGTGGTTCGGTTATGTTTGGTGTACAAGTACCATCATAGTAGCAATTTAGAGCTGCTATTATCTGGGcatattgttctactacatcaTATAATCTTTGAGGAATAGTACACAATCCTGTAGATGCTTGTATTCGTACAACCTTTTTTCAGTTTATTGTGCACCAATAACAACATTCTGACTTAACTGGTGTGTGTGATTAGTACTCTTTTTACTTTTTTGTCCTGCTTGTTATGCAAACGTATAGTATTGGACTGAGGTTATGATTGTTAATCTATGGCACAATAACCGCATTTCTGACATGTCTATTGCAGATGGCCGATCCTTTGACTGCTTTGATGTATGCAGTACAAGTCATGAATTTTCTCAAGACTCTTGTCGTTAAGACACTGAGAGTAAGAGAGGAGTCCATTGTAAAATCCAATCCCGTTCCAAACCTGAATTCTTTTGATGATGACGGGCACCAGAGCGATTCACAAGTGCTCCCCAAGGATGGCAGTGAAAATGGAAATGATTGTAGTGATGAGGATACAGTATTTGTCTCTGCAGAACCATCTCAACCAAGCCCTACCCATCATACTGAAGATGGCTGTGAAACTGAAAGTGGATCCGAAACTTCGCCAACGCCTGCTGAAAATTTTCTCTCTAGTGGAAGTAGGTTGTTGATTGATAGTTGTCCTTGCAATGTTGTCTCCCAACTTTGCTCGTTTGCAATTGGACTTCAAGACTCTAGCATTGCTACTGGTCAAGCAAAAATTAGCAGGAGCAAAAGCCTTCAAATGAGTACTTCTGATATAGACAAGAGTTTCAAGAACGTGATCGAGTTTCCAGTAGTAGGGCCTGCAGAGAAGAACAGGGGAACTGCGATCATTGGGCGTATAAATTCAAGAACAGAGTTGACTGAAGCTTGGCGTTGAAAGTCGTCCGATTTTTTTCATCTTGCTGCCTTGAGGGGCTGGGATGACAGAAGATAACTGGTGCTCCAACAATGTTTCAATTGTGATTTCAGTAACTATGAACCTCTTTGTGAGTTGCATAATTGCTGATGAACATAAAGGAGTGCATGCATAAGCTCTTTCCAGGATAGCAAGGGTGTAAAGAGGTCTTTGTGTGTTCCCACGTTCTGGAAAGGCTTTACTGTGATTTGGTGTGTATTTTCTGTTTGTTTTT
This is a stretch of genomic DNA from Lotus japonicus ecotype B-129 chromosome 1, LjGifu_v1.2. It encodes these proteins:
- the LOC130730193 gene encoding rho GTPase-activating protein 5-like, whose amino-acid sequence is MTEVLQLPSPSRRCSNDGSHQTALINNSSSVEEGVLQLQTHLDLVEEDEEEEKEKDREGDQLSLLTLLIATFRKSLIGSCSTSPRDSGALSSSSMEIGWPSNVRHVAHVTFDRFHGFLGLPVEFEPEVPRRPPSASTSVFGVSTESMQLSFDARGNSVPTILLLMQRHLYARGGLQAEGIFRINAENSQEELVREQLNRGVVPNGVDVHCLAGLIKAWFRELPTGILDPLSPEEVMQSQSEEECDQLVRLLPPTEAALLDWAINLMADVAQMEHFNKMNARNIAMVFAPNMTHMADPLTALMYAVQVMNFLKTLVVKTLRVREESIVKSNPVPNLNSFDDDGHQSDSQVLPKDGSENGNDCSDEDTVFVSAEPSQPSPTHHTEDGCETESGSETSPTPAENFLSSGSRLLIDSCPCNVVSQLCSFAIGLQDSSIATGQAKISRSKSLQMSTSDIDKSFKNVIEFPVVGPAEKNRGTAIIGRINSRTELTEAWR